A region of Toxorhynchites rutilus septentrionalis strain SRP chromosome 1, ASM2978413v1, whole genome shotgun sequence DNA encodes the following proteins:
- the LOC129766619 gene encoding uncharacterized protein LOC129766619, with the protein MSKCHVPRCRSRKFLKSFDESRITFHRFPTNKLLRRKWLNFFGYKCSFDTRNIFVCSLHFSPDSFGDTVLTYNQQRRRLRTGAIPCIRSLDLPKRSATIRSVSNVTEESGEAATGNHSDYSHCQFLHGYSNDCLESTAVGEQVNGSGFVASVSGSELEHLSGTKEQNERSLSANEITTVAKYGILCHKRERELRATIEELQSKLENQDHQISNLKKQTFELQRRIHEQVKAFDDLKKVHKEEVINKARGLLAQIFTANQINLMTGIKADLDDASQRSS; encoded by the exons ATGTCAAAGTGCCACGTACCGCGATGCCGGagcagaaaatttttgaaaagttttgATGAAAGTCGGATAACTTTCCACCGTTTTCCGACCAACAAATTGTTGAGACGAAAATGGTTAAACTTTTTCGGATACAAATGCTCGTTCGATAcgcgaaacatatttgtttgttCGCTTCATTTTTCGCCGGATTCTTTTGGGGATACTGTTTTAACCTATAATCAGCAAAGAAGACGTCTTCGTACTGGAG CTATTCCATGCATTCGCTCCTTGGACCTTCCAAAACGTTCCGCTACCATTCGTAGCGTATCTAACGTTACCGAAGAATCTGGTGAAGCTGCTACCGGAAACCATTCCGATTATTCCCACTGCCAATTTTTGCATGGATATTCGAACGATTGTTTGGAGTCAACGGCTGTTGGGGAACAAGTTAACGGTTCTGGTTTTGTTGCATCGGTGAGCGGATCAGAGCTTGAACATCTTAGCGGTACTAAGGAGCAGAACGAACGAAGTTTATCGGCAAACGAAATAACAACAGTGGCAAAATATGGCATACTTTGCCACAAGAGAGAACGTGAGCTGAGAGCTACAATCGAAGAGTTGCAAAGCAAACTGGAAAATCAAGATCATCAGATTTCCAATTTAAAGAAGCAAACATTTGAGCTTCAGAGAAGGATTCATGAGCAGGTAAAGGCTTTcgatgatttaaaaaaagtgcACAAAGAAGAGGTAATCAACAAAGCTCGCGGTTTACTCGCACAAATCTTCACCGCCAACCAAATAAACCTCATGACAGgaataaaggctgatttagacgatgccagtcagcgctctagttga
- the LOC129766688 gene encoding uncharacterized protein LOC129766688: MTVIQAWKEFKIRDALTFIGKALSSMKSKTLNSCWKPLWPECVKAGSTDPSNVEESEILILAHAIGGKGFKDMDSRDVEELLEDTEIEDDELMQSLVTSEPLEDDEDRDIKPCDIEDGNKLADTLVKHFMEKDPCVERAVSFRNDLKLCMLRYNRLNEKTQPTVIDEDDEDFSLPLERRRSRPISSDEEDIATSSNRKHPRVANDSD; encoded by the exons ATGACGGTAATTCAAGCGTGGAAAGAATTTAAGATAAGAGACGCTCTGACGTTCATAGGAAAGGCTCTGTCTTCTATGAAATCTAAAacattgaattcgtgctggaagcCACTATGGCCAGAATGCGTGAAAGCTGGTTCAACAGACCCTTCAAATGTGGAAGAATCAGAAATTCTCATTCTGGCACATGCAATTGGAGGGAAAGGATTCAAAGATATGGATAGTAGAGACGTTGAAGAGCTTCTTGAAGACACCGAAATTGAAGATGATGAACTGATGCAGAGTTTAGTCACATCGGAGCCTTTAGAGGACGATGAAGACCGGGATATCAAGCCATGTGATATCGAAGACGGGAATAAATTAGCGGATACCCTCGTAAAACATTTTATGGAAAAGGATCCTTGTGTTGAGAGAGCCGTTTCATTTCGGAATGATTTGAAACTGTGTATGCTTCGCTACAATAGattgaacgaaaaaacacaGCCAACAGTTATCGATGAAG ATGACGAGGATTTCAGCTTACCATTGGAACGCAGACGATCTCGTCCGATTTCTTCGGATGAGGAAGATATCGCCACATCATCTAACCGCAAACATCCACGTGTTGCTAATGATAGTGATTAG